The DNA segment TAGGGGTAGGCTTGTGGGCTGTCGGCGGCGACCAGTGGGGCACCACGGACGACAGCGAAGCACTGCGCATGCTGGATGTCGCGGTGGAGCGTGGCGTACAGTTCTACGACACCGCCGATGTCTATGGAGATGGCCACAGCGAACAGCTGCTCGGCAGATCAATGCAGGGGCGACGCGACCGCTTTATTGTAGCCTCCAAGATCGGTTGGCAGGGCTTCGACGGCGAAAACGGCCGCAGCGCCTATGATACGGTCGAAAAGCTGATCGCCGGGGTGGAGCGCAACCTGCAGCGCCTGCAGACCGATTACATCGATATTATGCAAAGCCATATCAATTTTCGCGAGCCGAATATGGAGGTATTTGTAGAGGGGTTTGAGCGTCTGCAGCAGCAGGGAAAGATCAGAGCCTATGGGGTAAGCACCAGCGACTACAGCTATCTGCAGGAGTTCAATCACCAGGGCGGCTGTGCTACCTTGCAGATCGACTACAGTATACTGAATCGTACCAGCGAGGCTGACTGCCTGCCCTACGCCCGGGAGAACTCGATTGGCGTCATTGTACGTGGCGCCCTGGCAATGGGAATCCTGACCGGCAAGTTTGCGGCCGACAGC comes from the Spirochaeta africana DSM 8902 genome and includes:
- a CDS encoding aldo/keto reductase, whose amino-acid sequence is MHTSRTLGKTELAMPPVGVGLWAVGGDQWGTTDDSEALRMLDVAVERGVQFYDTADVYGDGHSEQLLGRSMQGRRDRFIVASKIGWQGFDGENGRSAYDTVEKLIAGVERNLQRLQTDYIDIMQSHINFREPNMEVFVEGFERLQQQGKIRAYGVSTSDYSYLQEFNHQGGCATLQIDYSILNRTSEADCLPYARENSIGVIVRGALAMGILTGKFAADSSFQDNDFRQAWITDPDQNRIFQQDLAVVGQLRDVLELGPDGQTLAQLALRFVLDHPAISMVIPGGKNARQLEQNLSVLEMPPLSDAERDAINAIVPPKGGRKIWPA